The DNA sequence CCGCGGTCCACAGAGCTATACCGGTAATCAATGTGATCCTCCCTGGCCAAGTTCCGAATTCCGGAGGCCAGAATCGGAGAGAGATTATGGCGAGAGCGATGTACGCGGCGGCTGCTACAGTTATCAAGGCATAGGTTGGGACGCGGTACAAAGATCGATCTATCAAGCCATTTCCGACACCGAAGAACCCGCCGTATTCGTGTTCCCAGTTAAATTTGCTATTTACTGTTTTGAGGTCTTCCTCGATTGCATAGAGATGCCGTGCGAGCGCTCCGATTTGGCGATATGTTCGGGCAGATTCGATATAGAGCAAACCCAGAATAAATGGTGTGACTGCAATCACCGCGTGATTTCCCGATAGAAGCCCGTATCCAATAATTGCACCAATAACAGTTACGCCCCCGGTTAGCCGCTTTTGCTGTAGCTCAATACGTAAATGGGTCTCTTCACGGAGAACCATGTACTTCTCTTTTAGCAACTCGAGACTCTCGCCGTCTAAATTCGTCGAAGAGTCGGGACGAGTCCCGTCCTCCTCATCCGATTCGCCCATATCGTGATGCATCAACTGAAAACTTATAGAATCAACTCCTATAACCATCTATTTCAATACTATACTTGAGTAACGAGACGCCACCGACATGGGTTTGTCGCGCTCATACACACGAGCGGGTTTACCTAGGTATTCAGTCTTCTAAATCGTGTACGGCGTCAAATCCGTGAAGGAGTACTGGATGTGCCCATCTAATTAACGGGTCGTCTTGTGTAGCGGTCCCACCTAAGACTGCTTTTGTGCTATCATTCGGAGACCAGATGTGGTAGTGCTTCCACTTTGTGTCACTATGCTTCCAAAGCAGAGTTTGGTTCCGGAATAGGACCTCTGCTCCACTCTGGAACGGAAGTAGGACTCCAGGAGCTGTATCCCCTGGTTGAAATTCATAGTCTGGTTCGTGATTTTCGGGGGAAAACCCGCCACAGATATCTTCTTTACCCCCGGTAAATACCTCGCCAACAAGCTCCACACCAGAAGGTAGTTCAAAGGGCTCATCACCACTCACAACGCCGATGACTTCGTCACACTGGCCGCAATATAATGTTCTCGAATCAGAACTATCGTAAACCTGTTTAATATCCGTGCCACATTCCGGGCACTGACTGGGAACCTTGTACCTCGGGTTAGAATCTTCCATACAATTCAGTAATATATTCCAAATGTAAATATTCTATCTCGGCTGCGCTGTGCGGAACTATGGGTAGTATTTTGGATTGGTAGCTTTGGCCACACGAATCGTGTTCTGCGCGTAGGGGGAGGATTTGGTGGTTGTGTTAACCAACAGAATGTCGCCATGAACTACGAGTGTTGGTTAACAGATGAGGCGCCCGGCCAACAACTGTTATCGGAATACGTCCGTGCGGTACTCGCCGGACTACGCGAGTTCTGCGACAGCATGAGACGCTATGTGTCTTCGTATTCTTTGAGTGTGACTTGGGAGGCGTCGAGGCCGGCTTTCCGGGGGTCTTGCGAGGAGAACTTCCTCGACAAAGCAATCCGGGCTTCGTAGCTGAGGACTGCGATTGTGGGGATGGAGAACGCGAGAAGTGGGGTGAGCTGTGTTTGGAGAATTAACTCGCCAGCAGCGTATGCGAAGAGGATGAACGCGGGTGGCCAGAGTGCGGGGAGCGTGCGGTAGCCGTGGTTGATGCGGTCACGGACGGGCTGGTAGAAGAGCCAGTCAAGAGCGGTAAGCCACCCAGCGAGCACAGCCACCAACAACACACAGCCGATGGCGATGTTCAATACTAAGCTATAGTTGACAGTCGAACTCACCCAGGCTGGGTCGGGAACATCATTCCAAGTGCTGGCATTCGTGAGCGCCCAGTAGATTCCGACGAGAACACCACCGACAAGCCCGATTTTACCGCCGGGTCCACCGGCGACGACAGCCCCGAGAACCCCACAGAGAAGACAGGACGCGATTAGTATCCCTGTAAAGGAGGCAAGGACACCAACAATAAACCCAAAGCCGCCGCTTGGTGCGCCTTCTTGAATCGCCACCCACGAGATCGCACACGCAACGACACTACTGCCGATAACTGTCGCTACAGTCGTCCAGCCCGACCGCGACGTATCCTCATCCCGATCACGCTCCCACACACCATCATATGGACTACTATACACGCTAAACGCGGTTAACGCCACATAGATACCACTCCATACGATCGTCCCGTTAACTCCCTCAAGCACCCCCACAAGATCAACACCGATGACGAGGACAATCGACACGACCAGATTTCCAACCCAGTACCAAGTAGCTTGAAACCCAGGTCCAATCTTGTCTTCGCCTTCAGGTACATCCCCGTCGGATGATGACCGGGTACTGGAAGCAGACGATGTCGACTGTGAGGAAGCGGTCGCTGCTGTGCGCCCAGCTGTGGATTGCGTGGAACCAATCGATGGTGTGCTTTGACTCGCTGCATCACCTGTAATATCGTGGGCGTGAGCGTTGTTATGGCAGGCTTCGCAGAGGGTTGTGAGATTCGAGAGTTGGTTTGTGCCACCACGTGATCGCGGGACGATATGATGAGCGTGGAGGGGGACGCCATCATCGCCAGCGTGGGGGCCACTCTCAGCGTCACAGTTCTGGCACGTCCAATTGTCGCGTTCGTAGACCGCTTGTCGACGTGCATCCCAGTCCGGAGGATACCGTCCATCGTGGGCGTCTTGAGAGTCCCAACGTGAGTTTATCCCATCCGATGCCATCTGCTTATTATCGGACTTAACGAGGTAGAATACTTACCAGTTACCACTCAAGCGTAAGCTAACCCACCCCTAAAGGGGTGGGCTTTCAGCGTGGACTCCCGCTCTGGCCGAATCTTCGGCAGGAGGGTCATACGCTCCGTTCGCGTTCAGCGTCCCGCTGTTCAAGCGCACGCCTACGGGTGCGCCTCCACCGGAGCCAGTTTGGTTCCGGCGGAGATACCGCAAGCCGATGTTCTTGGCGGCGTTGTAGTCGGCGTGGTTCTCGTAGCTGCACTTCAGGCACTCGAAGTCCTCTCTGTCGCGGTTGTCCGGGTGTGTGAACCCACATGTCGAACATCGCCGTGACGTGTTCTCCGGGTCAACCTGTGCTACGTTGATACCGTACTCTGCGGCTTTGTATTCGACGTACTCGTACAGGCGGTTGAACGCCCATTTGTGCCCCCACGATGCGCCGGTTCGCTCACGAATATCGGTCAAGTTCTCGAACGCAATCACCGAACAGCCGTGGGTGCGGGCTTCAGCCACCAAATCGTTCGAGATACGGTGGAGCGTGATCGTGAACCGACCTTCCTCTTTGCGTCCGACCGATTGGATGTTCTCGTGCGCCCACCGTGTCCCGCACTGTTGGAGCGACCCACGACGGGTCTCGTATTCGCGCCGCCAGTGGTCGAACTCGTCACCAGTCCAGAACGAGCCAGTTGAGGTAACTGCAAGATTCGTCACGCCGAGGTCGACCCCAAGAACCGTTCCGTTCTCGGTAGCTTGTTCCGGCGTATCAGACTCCACATCCGTCTTGCAGTGGATGTGGAGCATCCAGTTGCCGTTACTGTAGTGCAGTTCTGCCCCTGTGGTTTCGTACTCGTCGGAAAAGAAATACTCGGCGTGGGGCGTGTCTCGCTCCTCGTCTGGAAGGACGTAATCGGCTTCGATGCGACCGTCAACTGTTGCTAGCGACACGTACTCGTCGTGGAAGGTGGCGGTGCGGTGGTCGTAGACGAGGTGAGGGCTAGTGAAGTGAGGCATCGATCCCTTCTTGCCCTGTTTCCACTTCTCGACCACGCTCTTGCAGGCTTCGGCGGCCTTGTTGCGGGCGGCTTGGACGTGGTTGCTGTGTAACGCTGTCTCGTCGCGCACGTCCTCGTAGGTGTCGTCATGGAGCGTGGTCTTGCTCGTGGTGACGTATTCACCGTCGAACGCGTGGCGTGTCACGTAGTTGGCGGCCCACAGAAATTCGTCGACGGTGTCTTCGAGGAGTGCGGCGCTGTGGCTGTCCACGTTGAGTGCAATGGGGACAGTACGCCGCTTCTCCATACATCATATGTAATCTTGGTGATTAAAAAGTATTGGGGAGTCGGCCCTGCCGTAGTCGGTGGTTGGATACACGGAGCGTACGCGCTTCCTCCCACCCCTAAAGGGGTGGGTTTCCGCGCTGTACCACTATGAACTGTCTCCACCGGAGCCCTTCCCGGGACCGATACGCCTTGACGACAGCAAGGAGAGGGGTTTTGGGATTGATGGAGGATAGATGTGTAGACGTGCGGTCGATGAGCAGGTGCAAGCTGTGGTGGTTTCGCATCGGTCGCGTGGCAAGATTGAATACCCGACATGGTGTGCGGCCACTATGTCCGAGACCGAGCCGTTGGAACGACTCTGTGTCCATGAGAGTATCGACGAGAAGGTCCCTATCGACTCGTTTATCGATGCGCTAAACGACCTCCCGGTTCCTGTGGAAGTGATTGGCGATGACGATCCAGAGCTCGACGAGACGGATGCTGTCGCTTCTTACCGTCCTCGGGAGTGGTTTCCCGATGCTGGTTGGGTTCACTGTCTCCGGGCTGGGTACGATGAATTCGATACAGACGCGTACGAGAGTACTGGAACGCCGTTGACGAATAGTACGGGCATTCATGGGACGACGGTCGGCGAACTCGTGGCCAGCTACATGCTCATGTTCGCGCGTCGAATGCACGTGTATCGCGACCAGCAGAACCAACGACAGTGGTATGACCCACCGTACGAGCAGCCGTTCACTGTCGCTGGTGAAACAGTGTGTGTCGTTGGGCTCGGAACTATTGGCCGGGGAGTCGCAGAGTATGCCGACGGCATGGGGATGGACGTGATCGGTGTTCGCCGTTCGGATGAGGATGTACGCCATGTCTCAACAATTTATTCGCCGGCGGACTTGGACGAGGCCATCGACGAGGCTCGATTCGTCGTCGCGGCGGTTCCAAAAACACCGGAGACGGAAGGAATGTTCTCGACAGCGGAGTTCGAGCAAATGCGCGACGACGCCTATTTAATCAACGTCGCGCGAGGGCCAGTCGTCGACCAGCACGCTCTCGTCGACGCCTTGGAGGATGACGTTATCGCTGGCGCTGGATTGGACGTATTCGAAACTGAGCCGCTCCCGGAGTCGTCCCCACTGTGGGACTTTGAGGAAGTCATCATCTCTCCTCACGAGGGGTCGACGACGAACCG is a window from the Halobacterium hubeiense genome containing:
- a CDS encoding RNA-guided endonuclease InsQ/TnpB family protein, with protein sequence MEKRRTVPIALNVDSHSAALLEDTVDEFLWAANYVTRHAFDGEYVTTSKTTLHDDTYEDVRDETALHSNHVQAARNKAAEACKSVVEKWKQGKKGSMPHFTSPHLVYDHRTATFHDEYVSLATVDGRIEADYVLPDEERDTPHAEYFFSDEYETTGAELHYSNGNWMLHIHCKTDVESDTPEQATENGTVLGVDLGVTNLAVTSTGSFWTGDEFDHWRREYETRRGSLQQCGTRWAHENIQSVGRKEEGRFTITLHRISNDLVAEARTHGCSVIAFENLTDIRERTGASWGHKWAFNRLYEYVEYKAAEYGINVAQVDPENTSRRCSTCGFTHPDNRDREDFECLKCSYENHADYNAAKNIGLRYLRRNQTGSGGGAPVGVRLNSGTLNANGAYDPPAEDSARAGVHAESPPL
- the ddh gene encoding D-2-hydroxyacid dehydrogenase, encoding MSETEPLERLCVHESIDEKVPIDSFIDALNDLPVPVEVIGDDDPELDETDAVASYRPREWFPDAGWVHCLRAGYDEFDTDAYESTGTPLTNSTGIHGTTVGELVASYMLMFARRMHVYRDQQNQRQWYDPPYEQPFTVAGETVCVVGLGTIGRGVAEYADGMGMDVIGVRRSDEDVRHVSTIYSPADLDEAIDEARFVVAAVPKTPETEGMFSTAEFEQMRDDAYLINVARGPVVDQHALVDALEDDVIAGAGLDVFETEPLPESSPLWDFEEVIISPHEGSTTNRYHHDLAELVEEIFDQYQSGNPLRNRVA